The following proteins come from a genomic window of Alnus glutinosa chromosome 10, dhAlnGlut1.1, whole genome shotgun sequence:
- the LOC133878769 gene encoding premnaspirodiene oxygenase-like: MLTNLSFPLSTWLFFFFFFFLSILFICWKRFIRFKASKTQVQKLPPGPWKLPLIGNVHQLAFSSLPHHSLRDMAKKYGPIMQLQLGEVSAVVISSPEVAKEVLKTHDTVFANRPSVLAIEILSYNFSGIAFTPYGDYWRQMRKICVVELLSAKRVLSFRSVREEEVCNLVESISLSGGLPINLSEKVFSLANRISSRAAFGKKCKYEKQFISLVKERLNVPDVFPSLKFLAFLTGMKPALEKIHKKMDKILDDIIDDKMQTSTTKDDAGDDDDVVDVLLQLRETGGLHFNITRNHIKAVTLDVVSAGSESSATTIEWAMSELLRNPRVLEKAQAEVQRVVGGRGNIDETDIEKLDYLKLVVKETLRLHPAAPIILRESREECELSGYLIPSNRKVLINAWAIGRDPEYWIDADCFRPERFHSSCIDFKGTSSEFIPFGGGKRICPGISFALATVELALSQLLYHFNWKLPNEIKPEELDMSESLGLSCKRRNDLYIVATPWISGLT, translated from the exons ATGCTAACAAATCTTTCCTTTCCTCTTTCTACttggctcttcttcttcttcttcttcttcctgtcAATCCTGTTTATTTGTTGGAAGAGATTTATAAGATTTAAAGCCTCAAAGACACAAGTCCAGAAGTTGCCCCCAGGACCATGGAAACTGCCTCTTATAGGGAACGTCCACCAGCTGGCTTTTTCATCACTACCACATCATTCCTTGAGAGACATGGCCAAGAAATACGGACCCATCATGCAATTGCAACTGGGTGAGGTGTCGGCTGTAGTCATTTCATCACCAGAAGTAGCCAAAGAGGTGCTCAAGACACATGACACTGTATTCGCAAATCGGCCTAGCGTTCTTGCCATTGAAATTTTGTCCTACAATTTTTCAGGTATTGCCTTCACTCCCTACGGTGATTATTGGAGACAAATGCGAAAGATTTGTGTCGTGGAGCTCCTAAGTGCTAAGCGTGTCCTGTCGTTTAGATCGGTAAGGGAAGAAGAGGTGTGTAATCTTGTTGAATCAATTTCCTTGTCCGGGGGGCTTCCAATCAATCTCAGTGAGAAAGTCTTCTCCTTGGCGAATAGAATCAGTTCCAGGGCGGCTTTTGGGAAGAAGTGCAAGTATGAAAAACAATTCATCTCGTTGGTCAAGGAAAGGCTTAACGTGCCTGATGTGTTCCCTTCATTAAAGTTCCTTGCTTTCCTTACTGGGATGAAGCCCGCATTGGAGAAAATACACAAAAAGATGGACAAGATTCTCGATGATATAATCGATGATAAGATGCAAACAAGTACAACCAAAGATGATGcgggtgatgatgatgatgtagTTGATGTGCTTCTTCAACTTCGGGAGACGGGCGGGCTTCACTTCAATATCACCAGAAACCACATCAAAGCTGTCACTCTG GACGTCGTCTCTGCAGGAAGTGAGTCTTCAGCAACTACAATAGAATGGGCAATGTCTGAATTGTTGAGAAACCCAAGAGTACTGGAGAAGGCGCAAGCCGAAGTGCAACGAGTCGTTGGGGGGAGGGGGAACATTGATGAGACAGACATAGAGAAACTAGATTACTTGAAATTAGTTGTCAAAGAAACCCTACGCTTACACCCTGCTGCTCCCATAATCCTACGAGAATCAAGGGAAGAGTGTGAACTTAGTGGGTATCTGATTCCAAGCAATAGAAAAGTACTCATTAATGCATGGGCCATTGGGAGAGATCCAGAATATTGGATTGATGCTGATTGCTTTCGCCCAGAGAGGTTCCACAGTTCTTGTATTGATTTTAAAGGAACAAGCTCTGAATTCATTCCATTTGGAGGTGGTAAGAGGATATGTCCAGGCATATCATTTGCTTTAGCTACCGTTGAACTTGCTCTTTCTCAGTTGTTGTATCACTTCAACTGGAAGCTCCCCAATGAGATCAAACCAGAAGAACTTGACATGTCTGAGTCTCTCGGATTATCTTGCAAGAGAAGGAATGATTTGTACATAGTTGCTACTCCTTGGATTTCTGGTCTTACCTAA